TCAGCCCTGAAAAAGCTCGAGTACCCCCTGCCCTCCCGTTGTCCACTCCTCCGATCACTAAGGTAATCGGCTTTAAGTTTTATATGTTTTGTGTCTTCTCTTTTGTACGCatgattttcttttttcttttttttccttctgTAATTTTTTGAATTTGGTGATTGTATGCTCGTATTGAGTTCTTTTATGTAGCTACGCGAGTGGGTTCTGTATGTCCGTGACTCTGTTTGTTGTTAGATTTGAAGTTCATATTTTGGCTATTTTGATTGCTTCTGTTCTTGAATTATATAGGGCCTCCTGCGTGATTGTGTCTGTGGGTTTCTGGAAATTTTTGGACTAAAGTTGAAAATGAAGTTTTTTTTTCCCACCAACTAAATTGGGATTTCTTGTTGGTGTTTCTTTAGTTTAAGATCGGATTATGCCAGTTGAAAGTCACTGAAGACAAGAAGAGGAACATTCTGCACGCACGCACAGCGATAGAAGAGGCTGCGGAGAAAGGGGCAAAGCTTGTTGTTTTGCCAGTAGGTTCATTTTATTCATCGATTCGTTATGAGTTTTGCCCGTTTGCTTTTTttccttctttctttttttgCTTTTGCTTACTATGAGGACTGAGGTTGAATAATTATGGATATATTTATTACTTTGTTTTGCGTAGTGAACATTAGTGCGAGGGATTAGAATTCATAGATGAACATATATTTTTCTGCTCATTAATTGCTTGGAAATATTGTATATGTAGTTTGCTGCTCTGGTTCTTTGTTTGAGTGCATGAAAACTAGCTCTTCTCATAGGAATTAACCaagtttgatttaatttgaagGAAGATATGAGTTCCCAAATCTGTTCTGTATGAAATGCGAGTTGAATTCAAAATCAATGCGGGAATCGTGAGCTTTGTCCTTAATTAAGCTATTGCTGTGATCATCTTAATTCACTTGGTTTCTTTCCCCTTATATTTCAATTTCACTGGCAAAAGAAGTTTGCCTCAAGGCGAGTATTTTATGACATTACCTGTGTACTTTATATCATCAGGAAATATGGAACGGTCCATATTCAAATGATAGCTTTCCAGTATATGCTGAGGATATTGATGCAGGGTTTGATGCTTCTCCATCGACAGCCATGTTGTCTGATGTTGCTCGTCTTCTGAACATCACCATAGTCGGAGGTTCAGTTCCTGAACGATGTGGTGATAAGTTGTACAATACCTGTTGTGTCTTTGGGCCTGATGGAAAGGTGAAAGCTAAGCATCGTAAGGTTAATAAACGTATTCATTTATGAAGTTCTACAGATAATCCATTTAAAATGGTGTCGCTATGGGAGAAAGTTAACTTCTCATTGTAACGGGAGGTTATGTTGATGATAGATTCACCTTTTTGATATCGATATTCCTGGAAAGATTACCTTTAAAGAATCCAAGACTCTTACAGCTGGGGAGACTCCTACCATAGTGGACACAggtattaatataattttatatgattaaattCCCCAAATACTAATTTTTACTATATCAATTTCTGGGAGGGGCATGATTATCCATTAGCTTTTTCCCATGTTCAATTCTAGGAATGAATCCTCATGGGTAAATGTGTACTGTGGATTGTGGAATCCATGCATTAATATGTTTTGTGCATAACTTTCATAAAAGTCCCACGTTGTCTATTTATGTATGTGCAGATGTTGGCAGAATTGGGATCGGTATATGCTATGACATAAGATTTCAGGAACTTGCAATGCTCTATGCAGCAAGAGGTTAtacatgattaatttatttatttggtaTTTTTTTTCAATGTAGTTACTTTTTATCTTGTTATCTGGaatgcatgtttaatttgtgGCAAGGCGTGAACAACATGCTGAGaaaacatatttactcaagcaTGAGACAGGGTCTTTGCATTTGAGTGTTATGCCCATGAGAATATATAGAGTGTCTAGACAACTATCAACTCTTTTTCTTGATAATGAATGGATATGTGAAGCTATATACCTCCACGGGGTGTCTTGTGACTGAGGTGTATCTCAAATTTGGAAGCCTCCCTCTCATGAATATTGCAGAGTGTTTGATTGAGTGTGTCATATTATTAGCTAACTCTTTAAGTTACCTTCTAGTGAGCCTTGAAGATGCAAGATGtggaatttttataaaataaaagcaACTGTATAATTTGAAGTTATACGTACGATGCCTTTTATTTTGTAACATCATAGAACTTGACCTGTCATCTCAAAAGTTTGTTTCTTCTTCATCAGTTACAAAATGTGGAACTTCCGTATATATTCTCAATATGATTGACCTTTGTGGTGGAACTCTTCCTAGACGTGCTCTCGTATAAATTTTTCTTGTAATTATGATTTGTTGAAGGCATGCCAAAATGATTATTTGAAAGATGGGACCTATCATAGTTGTCAAAGGCGAGCGCCTCTCGCCTTGAGGCGAGGCGAGAGGCACCACCAGGCATGGGCGTTGCGCCTGGGGAAATCCCAGGCGCAACGATTTACAAAGGCGAGCCCAGGCGCGCGCCTGGGCTTGCTTTGGAacaatttaaatatcagaaggcGACAAGAGCAGAAGTGTGGAGACTGCAACAAAATTACAAAAGTGCGGATGATTGAAGAATTTTAATCGTGTTGCTTATTCTTATGacttattaattatttgttgttttgtgtgacattgtgacttaattattttatattttaatatattattctaagataaatatatttttaaaaaaataaaaattgtgcgCCTTGCTTCGGTAAGGCGCGCGCCTCGCCTTGCGCCTCAGGCTCCAGAGCTCTTGTGCGCCTCGGTGCGCCTTGCGCCCTTGACAACTATGGGACCTATCTTAAATCAGGACCAAAATTACTCAAGTCATAAGTGGATGCcgtgaattttcttccttgttATTCATTCGTttggtttaaaaaattttaCCCAGGTGCACACTTGATTTGCTATCCAGGGGCATTCAACATGACTACAGGGCCTTTGCATTGGGAGTTGCTACAAAGGGCTAGGTGATTATTTACTGTAGTTATTTAAGTTTAACATCAGACACTACTTGGGAGAGTTCTCTGCTTTCTATTATCTTCACAGGAATACTATACTGACACATTTACTCTCTGCATATCTATGTCAACTCTCTCTTGCCTATAGAGTGATTGATTTAACCAACTTGGGTTTGTTTGAGCTGATCATCGTTAAATGAGTTTCTTTGGCTTAGGCTCGTCTTATTTCATTTAGGCTGCTTCTTTGCAACATTGCATCAGCATGTATGATATTACTTGACAAAAACAGAGCCTTTCACCGCTTCAAAGCAAAAGCTTGGATGTACTTCAGTAACTTAATTAAAATCCTTCTATGTATATGATAAGATGATGACCACGTGTTATAGAGGTACACATGAAAGTTACAACCATTCAAGCCAAGTACCGATACACGTTACTTCAAGCAATATCCCATCCATCTCTTATATGGTCAGCACGCCATAGCTTAATGCATGTTACCCTGAGTAATCGGGTTCAACCACTTCGTTATATATTATCATGTAGAGAATTGTACAAAAGAGAGATAAAAGTCAACAAGCAGTTTTTTTTATGACATTTGTCAAGTTAATCACATCATCATCTAATTTAACCATCTCATTTCATCCACTTTTCTATGCAGGGCTGTGGACAATCAGGTACGAACACCACATGTTACTTTATCTTCCCTTCTGATTTATTTGTCATTTTTCATGAACATGAATTTGTAGTGCTGTTGGGTTCTTGTTTCATTGACTCTGTATTTACAGATATATGTAGCAACTTGTTCCCCTGCTCGAGATGCCGGAGCTGGATATGTAGCTTGGGGTCATTCTACGCTGATCGGACCGGTAAGTAATGCATGATATAGATGGTGACACAAAATACCCGGATATGAAGTAGAACCGAGTGAAAATTAATATAGATGAATTTAAAAACCATATGTGACATTTCACAATAACATTGAGAAACTGTTTTTTCACATCTCGGAGATCACATATCACAATAACATTGCGAAACTGTTTTTTCCACGTTTCGGATTCGAGGGTTTGGGAGGTTTTTCATGGAACCTATCGCATGTGGATTGAAATAGTGCCATTTTaacttaaatataaattattgaAAACTTCTCACTTTTATCTATATCGAATTGCATTTTCAACTTTCCCCATCATGTGCCAATATTTGAAAGTTTGGAGAAGTTTTGGCGACAACCGAACATGACGAGGCAATCATCATAGCAGAGATTGACTATTCACAGACAGAGCTAAGAAGGTTAGAAACCATCAAAACGCCAAATGGTAAACCAGTAAATCGTCGCGTTGAAGTTTCTTGTTTTACCATTTACTTTGTGCAGGACAAATCTCCCTCTGGAGAAGCAAAGGCGAGGCGACCTTTATCAGTTGGTAGACGTCCAAAGATTGAATTCTTGATATGTGGTAAACGTTACTTAAAAGAACACTGAAAACTGTTGATTCATGCAGCTTTTCGGTCTTGGTTCCTTGTGATTTCAACCCGTTTATGGATATGCGAATAAAAAGATTACAACGattaatttatatgttgattgTGAACAAATTGATACATGAATTCTTCTAAATAGCTTAATTAATACATCATtaacttaaaaattatttttactatatttaattagatatacatttttattttcaaaattatttaattaattttttgattattttttttaaaaaagagtatatttatttttaaaaaatatatattataatagaatatatatatatttattagttaataattgtaatatttttataaaaagtaTTATgctatttattataatatatattaaatttattttgataattttaatcaataattttaatcaataaaataattaaaataaaatgtgtatATATTTGAATTGAATAACAATGTTCGATCTGATAGCAATTTAGAAGACggttaaaattgattttttagttgaagtatattaaattatatacaataccaaaataatttttaCGCAAACTTTGTATACTGTTTCTTtcaaaaaagacaaaaatttgtgtgatacGATCTTATATGCGTATTTTGTGCgacatatcttttatttgggtcatccatgaaaaaatattagttttatttatactaaaaatattattttttattgagaATATCAGTAAATTGAACCgtaaaataaagattcgtgaaactgtttaataaaaaaattattcattttttccaaaaatcatTTACTTGTTACCCGCATAATTAAATAGATCCTCCAGGTTTTGCAATCTTCCACTGCCGCTCATTCCACTTGGTCGATCTTCGTGGATAATCTTATCGCTCGAACCGCGGTGAAGAAAATGCCACGTCATCGGGAAATCTCTCCTCTTATTCccatttttccaaaatttcagTACTAACAAACAATAACCTTCGTAAAAGATAAGATAGCGCGAGAATAATGGCCGCGATTTCCATGGcgacgacgacgacgacgacCACCTCCCGCATTCAGCTGCCAAGCCCCGGTGCATTCCTCAAGCCGCTTCCGATTAGGGAATCGAAAGCTGTCATCGTCAGCTCCGCGAAAAAGAACAGCGCGAAGCTTCAGATCGAAGCTTCCTTGAAGGAGAAGTCCGTCGCGGCTGTAACCTCGGCAGCTCTGATGGCGGCAATGGTGGTGCCAGAGGTAGCTTCTGCGGCTGATAGCTTCTCACCGTCACTGAAGAACTTTCTGCTTAGCATCGGGGCAGGTGGGTTCGTGCTTTTTGCGATCATTGGGGCTGTGATAGGCGTCTCCAACTTCGATCCAGTGAAACGTGGTTGATTGATTTAATGAATGGAATTGTTTTTATATTGCTGCGTAGAATATGAGCCATAAAACTATTCCACGATTTCTGATCTGGAGCGCTCTTATATTGCGCTTTTGAATTCTCTTTTCTGATTCAAATTCTCGACGAACATTTTACTCATTTCAAGTTCATTTTCAATTcaatatttttatatgttaaaattaaattagaAAATTAATTATACAAGTAATTAATGCAATATATTCAAATACTTGACTTAAAAGTGATATATAGATAATATAATCTTTCATCAAATATTGTaggaaatatttttaaaaataaaaatgaattttgaTGTATTAATCTGATTTCTATGGTCATGAAATTGAAATTATACATTCAATAAGTAAACCATAAACCCAACAATTCACTTAGTTTCATGAGTGGGTATTACGTGAGAATCGATTTtacatatattcacaataaaaagtaatatttataacataaaaaataataattttcatgaatgatgcaaataagagattcgtctcaagAACCCCTACTTTGGTGCATTATATCAAATAGCtcccatttcatttttttttaattcattatttcaaatttgtagTTCAATTTCTCACTATTTTTCCAAATTATGGTATGACTATAAaccaaattaattataaaaaaatgtatTGCAAACGCATGCCAAAAACCACTAGTACATATGAAAAGTCATATAGCATCTCGTCGGAACTGCTACGTTGTTTAACACAACTGCAGGTGGCATTGGTTAACTGATcggatatttaaaaatataatacaagaCTGAGAATTTTACTTTCGCGCTTCTTTTTCTTAGTTTGGAAACTCCATTGTTTTCCCACTTCATTCTCGTATTCTTTGCTCTACGGATCAAATTTACCCCATTAGTTTTTATCATTTTGTTCGTCCAAAATTCTGCATTGCTGGACTGATCGAAAAGTTTCAAAATGCCATGAAAACCCCGCAGCTCCACATAATCAAGATTCGCAAATTAATGATACATCACAAACTGCCATAGTTATTTTCCTGAATCATGATACTTTTGGAACCCATTTGAGTAATTCAAGTCGTGTCCGATATATCGTTCCGACCACCATTGCTGCCCATCGCTAATCAATTCATCCAGCTTTCGTTATACGGAGTGATTTCCAATTGGCAagcatttttttaaatttttactaGAATTTATTCAAATAATCACGAACAATTCCTACGAAAAAATtggtaaaaaataaatatatatatatatatatatatatatatataaaaaaaaaacatacctTCATCAGCATCATCATCTCTCTGTAAAAAATGACCGAGTGGCTTTAGTAAAAAGAGCCAAATACACGCTATTTTCAATTGCCAGAACAGCCCATCCAAAGCTCACATTCAAGAAGGGATGAGGGTTAGTTAGCGATCACAAATGATAGCACAACCTGGTGATAATTGCGTGGAAATATTCACTCAAATCAAACAATCTGCGCCAGAAAACCAAGAGAGTTATTATCTTATCTTGCTGCCTACAAGCCAAATGACCTTTTAAGTTAAAAAGATTACTAAGTTAACTAAAGCAAAGCTACAGCTACACCAGATCCATACAATTAATTACCTATTGAAGGGATATGATATGTGTTGGTTGACAATGCCCATTCATGCATGACTGTATATACGTGTCACCTAGTACATGGTTTAATGCACCCATTCATTTTCTCCTGTGGTAACGATGCTCGTTCTTGTGGTCTTCATCGGAAACACTAGTTGTCTGCCGCCTGACATGCTCTTTATCCCTCGAGATCTTCTCAACATGCCTGGAGTCTCTAGAATAATCACCTGCATCCCTCTTTTTGCATCCCCTCCTAGGGTCATCAGGCGATCTTCTTTCAAAACTAGACTCCAAATAGTTGTCCCGATGCTTCTTGTGAGACCCTCTGACATCATCATACCCAACTCTTCTTTTAACACCTTTTTGGATTGAATGATGGTCCAAACTTGAATCACTGTCGCAGAAGCCCCTTCTTTGATGGTGTTTCTCTGGCTCACCGTGATGGTGCCTGTGCCTACCACCACTATGCCGGTCAGAGCTTTTAAACACATCATCTTTGACCAAATTTGACTTATCTGAATGAGGTCTCTTCTCAATTCCAGGAAGAGAGGAGTGCGAGCTATTCTCATGTCGGTTAATGTCAGATTCCTCGTACTTTTCATGCTTAATCCTCCCCCCGGCTCTTCGAGTATAACTCTCTCCAGAGTGACTCAAGCTTGACTCACGAACCTTCTTAGCTTTGTAGTTGTGTGATTTTTCTGGGCTATTAGGCTGATAGACCTCAGGAAAACCATCTTCGTCATCAGAAAGTGGTTCTCTGAAGCACAGAGACGATATGAGCAATTTGAGCTAAAGATACAAAGAAGAATGGCTGATCCGGAAAAAGTAAATGGAAACATAATAAGCATGATCGATAGCTTCCTATTTTACACAGTGTGTAACAGTGGAGAAGGTGACTATTTGGTAAAATCTATCATTACCTCCGCAGGTTCTCATTTGAATGTTTCCTTCTATTTTCAGAATATTGAAGCCTAAAGTACTCAGCGTTGTGGGGAGGTCGCATATTTCCCATCATCATATTGCCactgaaatttattttattgtaaaacAATATGCATGTACATTTGTTCGGTGCATGTAGAAGACAGGAATGCCGATGATAAAACCTACCCAGGCCCAGATAGACCGCCGTGCATGGAAGAAAAATAGGGATGAATAGCAAAAGGTGATGCTGGGACCATCGATGTATTGAATGGCATCATTGCTGGACTAGTGTACATATTTGCAAAGGGTCTAAAATGATGTAATGTAGGACCATTCCAATAGGGAGCTGCATAGCCTGGCATGCCTCCTTGAAACGATCTGTCTCCTGATCATTAACGTAAtagaatataaaaaaattgct
This genomic interval from Primulina eburnea isolate SZY01 chromosome 16, ASM2296580v1, whole genome shotgun sequence contains the following:
- the LOC140816248 gene encoding omega-amidase, chloroplastic isoform X1 — translated: MRIGAVCLPSSLLGATTKLCFVRTTARPLSSLLPNYWSRLAPRTIIAHSSKSRRTEFIIAASLSSMASTFSPEKARVPPALPLSTPPITKFKIGLCQLKVTEDKKRNILHARTAIEEAAEKGAKLVVLPEIWNGPYSNDSFPVYAEDIDAGFDASPSTAMLSDVARLLNITIVGGSVPERCGDKLYNTCCVFGPDGKVKAKHRKIHLFDIDIPGKITFKESKTLTAGETPTIVDTDVGRIGIGICYDIRFQELAMLYAARGAHLICYPGAFNMTTGPLHWELLQRARAVDNQIYVATCSPARDAGAGYVAWGHSTLIGPFGEVLATTEHDEAIIIAEIDYSQTELRRTNLPLEKQRRGDLYQLVDVQRLNS
- the LOC140816248 gene encoding omega-amidase, chloroplastic isoform X2, whose protein sequence is MRIGAVCLPSSLLGATTKLCFVRTTARPLSSLLPNYWSRLAPRTIIAHSSKSRRTEFIIAASLSSMASTFSPEKARVPPALPLSTPPITKFKIGLCQLKVTEDKKRNILHARTAIEEAAEKGAKLVVLPEIWNGPYSNDSFPVYAEDIDAGFDASPSTAMLSDVARLLNITIVGGSVPERCGDKLYNTCCVFGPDGKVKAKHRKIHLFDIDIPGKITFKESKTLTAGETPTIVDTDVGRIGIGICYDIRFQELAMLYAARGAFNMTTGPLHWELLQRARAVDNQIYVATCSPARDAGAGYVAWGHSTLIGPFGEVLATTEHDEAIIIAEIDYSQTELRRTNLPLEKQRRGDLYQLVDVQRLNS
- the LOC140817328 gene encoding uncharacterized protein → MAAISMATTTTTTTSRIQLPSPGAFLKPLPIRESKAVIVSSAKKNSAKLQIEASLKEKSVAAVTSAALMAAMVVPEVASAADSFSPSLKNFLLSIGAGGFVLFAIIGAVIGVSNFDPVKRG